A region of the Peptococcaceae bacterium genome:
CGCAAGAACACGGGAGACAATACCCCTGCCGTGGTCCACACCGAAATCGTTGCCGGCGACAAACTGAAAATCATGGTCCTTCCCAAGGGGGGGGGCAGCGAGAACATGGGCGCTCTCAAGATGCTGCGGCCTTCCGACGGCATCCAGGGCATTAAGGATTTTGTGCTGAAAACGGTTGTAGAAGCAGGTGGCAACCCGTGCCCGCCGGTGATCGTGGGCGTGGGAATCGGGGGAACGATGGAAATGACGACCCTGCTGGCCAAAAAAGCGCTGGCCCGCAAAATCGGCCAGCCCCACCGCGACCCGGAGTACGCCAGGCTGGAAAAGGAACTGCTCGAGGAAATAAACCGCACCGGCATCGGGCCCCAGGGCATCGGCGGGAGAGTGACGGCCCTGGCCGTCCATATTGAACACTACCCGACACACATCACCTCTTTGCCGGTGGCCGTAAACCTGAACTGCCACGCCTCGCGCCACGCCGAGGCCGTTCTATGAGGGGGGTGGAGAAAATGGCAAGCATAAAGAAAATCAGGACTCCTCTTACCACGGAGGTTGTCGAACAATTGAAAGCCGGTGACCGGGTGGCCATTTCAGGCGTCATCTACACGGCGCGCGACGCGGCGCACAAAAGGCTTGTCCAGGCTTTCCAGGAAGGCAAAGAACTGCCTGTGGACATAAACGGACAGGTAATATACTATGTGGGACCCTGCCCTCCCAAACCCGGCAAGGCCCTCGGTTCATGCGGCCCCACCACCAGCTTCCGCATGGACGCTTATGCCCCGACTGTGCTGGATCTCGGCTTAAAAGGGATGATTGGGAAAGGCCAGCGTTCCGAGGCCGTGATTCAATCAATGATC
Encoded here:
- a CDS encoding fumarate hydratase gives rise to the protein MKDIHVDQIVDAVESICIKAACDLDRDVEEYIKKWQWKEESEFGKYIFEQILENIAYARRENIAMCQDTGAAVIFLEIGQEVHIVGGSLREAIDEGVRRGYKNGYLRNSMVDDPVFRRKNTGDNTPAVVHTEIVAGDKLKIMVLPKGGGSENMGALKMLRPSDGIQGIKDFVLKTVVEAGGNPCPPVIVGVGIGGTMEMTTLLAKKALARKIGQPHRDPEYARLEKELLEEINRTGIGPQGIGGRVTALAVHIEHYPTHITSLPVAVNLNCHASRHAEAVL
- a CDS encoding Fe-S-containing hydro-lyase gives rise to the protein MASIKKIRTPLTTEVVEQLKAGDRVAISGVIYTARDAAHKRLVQAFQEGKELPVDINGQVIYYVGPCPPKPGKALGSCGPTTSFRMDAYAPTVLDLGLKGMIGKGQRSEAVIQSMIKNRAVYFAAIGGAAAIISRSVKKAEVVAYEDLGPEAIYRLEVEDFPCIVVTDAQGNDLYKTGVEKYRVK